A single Theropithecus gelada isolate Dixy chromosome 7b, Tgel_1.0, whole genome shotgun sequence DNA region contains:
- the CKB gene encoding creatine kinase B-type: protein MPFSNSHNALKLRFPAEDEFPDLSAHNNHMAKVLTPELYAELRAKSTPSGFTLDDVIQTGVDNPGHPYIMTVGCVAGDEESYDVFKDLFDPIIEDRHGGYKPSDEHKTDLNPDNLQGGDDLDPNYVLSSRVRTGRSIRGFCLPPHCSRGERRAIEKLAVEALSSLDGDLAGRYYALKSMTEAEQQQLIDDHFLFDKPVSPLLLASGMARDWPDARGIWHNDNKTFLVWVNEEDHLRVISMQKGGNMKEVFTRFCTGLTQIETLFKSKNYEFMWNPHLGYILTCPSNLGTGLRAGVHIKLPHLGKHEKFSEVLKRLRLQKRGTGGVDTAAVGGVFDVSNADRLGFSEVELVQMVVDGVKLLIEMEQRLEQGQAIDDLMPAQK, encoded by the exons ATGCCCTTCTCCAACAGCCACAACGCGCTGAAGCTGCGCTTCCCCGCCGAGGACGAGTTCCCGGACCTGAGCGCCCACAACAACCACATGGCCAAGGTGCTGACCCCCGAGCTGTACGCGGAGCTGCGCGCCAAGAGCACGCCGAGCGGCTTCACGCTGGACGACGTCATCCAGACAGGCGTGGACAACCCGG GCCACCCGTACATCATGACCGTGGGCTGCGTGGCGGGCGACGAGGAGTCCTACGACGTGTTCAAGGATCTCTTCGACCCCATCATCGAGGACCGGCACGGCGGCTACAAGCCCAGCGATGAGCACAAGACCGACCTCAACCCCGACAACTTGCAG GGCGGCGACGACCTGGACCCCAACTACGTGCTGAGTTCGCGGGTGCGCACGGGCCGCAGCATCCGTGGCTTCTGCCTGCCCCCGCACTGCAGCCGCGGGGAGCGCCGCGCCATCGAGAAGCTCGCGGTGGAAG CCCTGTCCAGCCTGGACGGCGACCTGGCGGGCCGGTACTACGCGCTCAAGAGCATGACGGAGGCGGAGCAGCAGCAGCTCATCGACGACCACTTCCTCTTCGACAAGCCCGTGTCACCTCTGCTGCTGGCCTCGGGCATGGCCCGCGACTGGCCCGACGCCCGCGGTATCTG GCACAATGACAATAAGACCTTCCTGGTGTGGGTCAACGAGGAGGACCACCTGCGGGTCATCTCCATGCAGAAGGGGGGCAACATGAAGGAGGTGTTCACCCGCTTCTGCACCGGCCTCACCCAG ATTGAAACTCTCTTCAAGTCTAAGAACTATGAGTTCATGTGGAACCCTCACCTGGGCTACATCCTCACCTGCCCATCCAACCTGGGCACAGGGCTGCGGGCAGGAGTGCACATCAAGCTGCCCCACCTGGGCAAGCATGAGAAGTTCTCGGAGGTGCTTAAGCGGCTACGACTTCAGAAGCGAGGCACAG GCGGTGTGGACACGGCTGCGGTGGGCGGGGTCTTCGACGTCTCCAACGCTGACCGCCTGGGCTTCTCGGAGGTGGAGCTGGTGCAGATGGTGGTGGACGGAGTGAAGCTGCTCATCGAGATGGAGCAGCGGCTGGAGCAGGGCCAGGCCATCGACGACCTCATGCCTGCCCAGAAGTGA